Proteins from a single region of Paramormyrops kingsleyae isolate MSU_618 chromosome 9, PKINGS_0.4, whole genome shotgun sequence:
- the mlf2 gene encoding myeloid leukemia factor 2, with translation MFRYLSDVDESPFMMDPFAAHRRQMRSLFGSFGFEPFPLGPQIQPPRAPHLQAGALAPFGMLGMGGGFTDMFGMMEGMMGNMERLSGSPSCQTFSSSTVISYSSTDSGVPKVYQQTSELRTAPGGIRETRQTMRDSETGLERMAIGHHIGERGHVMERSRNRNTGDHEERQDFINLEECEASAFDEEWRRETLRYPHPSVRGLDYGRDRRAGARQHLALTGPSSSSSPGSHHDSPRHPSSSTRPRCDW, from the exons ATGTTTCGGTATTTGAGTGACGTGGACGAAAGCCCATTCATGAT GGATCCATTTGCGGCCCACAGGCGGCAGATGCGGAGTTTGTTTGGGTCGTTTGGCTTCGAGCCGTTTCCCCTCGGCCCCCAGATTCAACCACCTCGTGCCCCTCACCTCCAG GCTGGTGCCTTGGCCCCCTTTGGGATGCTGGGAATG GGAGGCGGATTCACAGACATGTTCGGGATGATGGAAGGAATGATGGGGAACATG GAGCGGTTGTCAGGGTCTCCCAGCTGCCAGACCTTCTCTTCCTCCACAGTCATATCCTACTCCTCTACAGACTCTGGAGTGCCTAAGGTCTACCAGCAGACCAGTGAGCTCAGGACTGCACCCGGAGGG ATAAGGGAGACGCGTCAAACCATGCGGGACAGCGAGACTGGGTTGGAGCGCATGGCCATTGGACACCACATCGGAGAACGGGGTCACGTGATGGAGCGTTCGCGCAACCGCAATACCGGCGATCACGAGGAGCGGCAGGATTTCATCAACCTGGAGGAGT GTGAGGCCTCGGCCTTTGACGAGGAATGGAGACGGGAGACATTGAGGTATCCGCACCCCAGTGTTCGTGGCTTGGACTACGGCAGGGACAGGAGGGCAGGGGCCAGGCAGCATCTGGCCCTTACTGgcccctccagctcctcctcacCGGGCTCTCACCACGACTCTCCACGACACCCCTCATCCAGCACCCGCCCACGCTGTGACTGGTGA
- the cdc42l gene encoding cell division cycle 42, like — protein MQTIKCVVVGDGAVGKTCLLISYTTNKFPSEYVPTVFDNYAVTVMIGGEPYTLGLFDTAGQEDYDRLRPLSYPQTDVFLVCFSVVSPSSFENVREKWVPEISHHCPRTPFLLVGTQVDLRDDSNTVEKLAKNKQRPLSPESGDKLARDLRAVKYVECSALTQRGLKNVFDEAILAALEPPETKPKKRCTLL, from the exons ATGCAGACCATAAagtgtgtggtggtgggggatGGTGCAGTGGGGAAGACCTGCCTGTTGATTTCATATACAACCAACAAGTTTCCTTCTGAATATGTCCCTACG GTGTTTGACAATTATGCTGTGACAGTGATGATTGGAGGGGAGCCCTACACTCTGGGACTGTTCGACACAGCAG GTCAGGAGGATTATGACCGGCTTCGGCCCCTAAGCTACCCTCAGACGGACGTCTTTCTCGTCTGCTTCTCCGTCGTATCCCCTTCCTCCTTTGAGAATGTTCGCGAGAAG TGGGTGCCAGAGATCTCCCACCACTGCCCACGAACCCCCTTCCTACTGGTGGGAACCCAGGTGGATCTAAGGGACGACAGCAACACAGTTGAGAAGCTAGCCAAGAACAAGCAGCGCCCCCTGTCACCTGAGAGTGGGGACAAACTTGCTCGGGACCTGCGTGCTGTCAAATACGTGGAATGCTCTGCCCTCACACAG CGAGGACTGAAGAACGTGTTTGACGAGGCCATCCTGGCGGCACTGGAGCCCCCCGAGACCAAACCCAAGAAGCGCTGCACCCTGctataa
- the wnt4b gene encoding wingless-type MMTV integration site family, member 4b, with protein sequence MPTVSTANLTGQLLLLLLWATHPTMATNWLSLVRMPHNRPVSGAAPCGRLRGLSVGQVGVCRARGEVMESVRRAAEMVIEECQHQFRNRRWNCSTTPRGVNVFGRVMTQGTREAAFVHALSSAAVAVAVTRGCSRGELERCGCDRKVRGVSPEGFQWSGCSDNLSYGVAFSQTFVDEPERAKGLSSGRPLMNIHNNEAGRKAILHNMQVECKCHGVSGSCELRTCWKVMPPFRRVGTVLKERFDGATEVRLSRVGSRTALLPRDPHVKPPAARDLVYLAPSPDFCSLDPDNGIPGTAGRRCNGTSRLAPDGCELVCCGPGFQVGRAEVVQRCSCKFSWCCSVRCQQCKNTVLIHTCQE encoded by the exons ATGCCAACTGTCTCTACTGCAAATCTAACTGGACAACTCCTCCTGCTGTTGCTATGGGCCACCCACCCTACCATGGCAACCAACTGGCT CTCGCTGGTGAGGATGCCACACAACCGGCCCGTGTCTGGTGCTGCCCCCTGTGGGCGGCTGCGGGGCCTGTCTGTGGGGCAGGTGGGGGTATGCCGGGCCAGGGGAGAGGTGATGGAGTCTGTGCGCAGGGCTGCAGAGATGGTGATAGAGGAG TGCCAGCACCAGTTCCGCAACCGGCGATGGAACTGCTCCACCACCCCACGTGGGGTCAACGTGTTCGGGAGAGTTATGACCCAAG GCACACGTGAGGCAGCCTTCGTACATGCCCTGTCGTCAGCGGCAGTGGCTGTTGCAGTGACTCGGGGCTGCAGCCGGGGGGAGCTGGAGAGGTGTggctgtgatcggaaggtcagaGGAGTCAGTCCTGAAG GATTCCAGTGGTCTGGCTGCTCAGATAATCTGTCCTATGGGGTGGCCTTCTCCCAGACCTTCGTTGATGAGCCAGAGCGTGCCAAGGGCCTGTCGTCAGGGAGGCCACTGATGAACATTCACAACAATGAAGCTGGCAGGAAG GCAATCCTGCACAACATGCAGGTGGAGTGTAAGTGCCATGGCGTGTCGGGCTCCTGCGAGCTCAGGACTTGCTGGAAGGTGATGCCACCTTTCCGCCGGGTGGGCACTGTGCTGAAGGAGCGCTTCGACGGGGCCACGGAG GTGCGCCTGTCTCGGGTGGGCTCCAGGACAGCACTGCTGCCCCGTGACCCCCACGTGAAACCACCTGCAGCCCGCGACTTGGTATATCTGGCACCTTCCCCGGACTTCTGCAGCCTGGACCCGGACAATGGGATCCCAGGCACTGCTGGGAGGCGTTGTAACG GCACCTCCAGACTGGCCCCGGACGGCTGCGAGCTGGTGTGCTGTGGCCCCGGCTTCCAGGTGGGCCGGGCGGAGGTGGTGCAGCGCTGCTCCTGCAAGTTCTCCTGGTGCTGCTCGGTGCGCTGCCAGCAGTGTAAGAACACGGTGCTGATCCACACATGCCAGGAGTGA